In the genome of Fusobacterium necrogenes, one region contains:
- a CDS encoding YaaA family protein: MKIIFSPSKTMKYKDIDFKSSKDVEFPNHTKALIEKLKSFSIKDIGNLFKLKGKLLEETYNNIQNFDTLSPYKALFLYDGVTFRQLEIEKFSDKEIEYLNKNLFILSALYGVISPNTKIKPYRLDMTINILNESMYKFWSKDINNYLEKYSTEIFINLASKEFSKILDYKKFKVFDIEFRQNVDRKLKNISTEGKKARGMMLNYMTLNSIEDIEKIKEFSEDNYKFSPENSTESKLFFIK, translated from the coding sequence ATGAAGATAATTTTTTCTCCAAGTAAAACAATGAAATACAAAGACATAGATTTTAAAAGTAGTAAAGATGTAGAATTTCCTAATCATACAAAAGCTCTTATAGAAAAGTTAAAATCTTTTTCAATAAAAGATATAGGTAATCTTTTTAAATTAAAGGGTAAACTTTTAGAAGAAACTTATAATAATATTCAAAACTTTGATACTTTATCACCTTATAAAGCTCTATTTCTTTATGATGGAGTTACTTTTAGACAATTAGAAATAGAAAAATTTAGTGATAAAGAGATAGAATATTTAAATAAAAATCTTTTTATTCTATCAGCTCTCTATGGAGTAATCTCTCCTAATACAAAAATCAAACCTTACCGTTTAGATATGACTATAAATATTTTAAATGAGAGTATGTACAAATTTTGGAGTAAAGATATTAATAACTATCTTGAGAAATATTCCACAGAAATTTTTATCAATCTTGCTTCTAAAGAGTTTTCTAAAATTTTAGATTATAAGAAATTTAAAGTATTTGATATTGAGTTTAGACAAAATGTTGATAGAAAATTAAAAAATATCAGTACAGAGGGAAAAAAAGCTAGAGGAATGATGCTCAACTATATGACTTTAAACTCTATTGAGGATATAGAAAAAATAAAAGAGTTTTCTGAAGATAATTATAAATTTTCTCCAGAAAACTCTACAGAATCTAAACTATTTTTCATAAAATAA
- a CDS encoding YchJ family protein, with translation MSNPKTALELMKARYEAYTKGNIEFIKNTHDPKTAKGIDWKEAEEWSKNSKWLGLEIVETIAGTQFDKEGIVEFKARYVDLISGEEVVHHERSYFVKKGRHWYYKGWLPIK, from the coding sequence ATGAGTAATCCAAAGACAGCTCTTGAACTTATGAAAGCTAGATATGAAGCTTATACTAAGGGAAATATTGAATTTATAAAAAATACACATGACCCTAAAACAGCTAAAGGAATAGATTGGAAAGAGGCTGAAGAATGGTCTAAAAATTCTAAATGGTTAGGTCTTGAAATTGTAGAAACCATAGCTGGAACTCAATTTGATAAAGAGGGGATAGTAGAATTTAAAGCTAGATATGTAGATTTAATTAGTGGAGAAGAAGTAGTACATCATGAAAGAAGTTACTTTGTAAAAAAGGGTAGACATTGGTATTATAAAGGGTGGTTGCCAATAAAATAG
- the nox gene encoding H2O-forming NADH oxidase, which yields MSKIIVVGANHAGTAAINTMLGNYSDNEVVVFDRNSNISFLGCGMALWIGRQISGASGLFYATKEGLEEKKAKIHMETEVTNIDFEKKIVYAIGKNGEKYEEAYDKLILSTGSLPIDLNIPGKDLENVQFVKLYQHAEDVIKKLEDRDFKNIVVVGAGYIGVELAEAFQRIGKNVELIDLADSCLSGYYDKEFRDLMNKNLAENGINLNYGEKVLEIKGNGKVEEVITDKKSYKADMVILAVGFVPNTKLGKDRLELFKNAYKVDLTQKTSLDDVYAIGDCATVYDNSIQGTNYIALATNAVRSGVVAAHNVCGTKLESIGVQGSNGISIYGLNMVSTGLTLEKAKKMGYNAVATCYEDLQKPAFIEHNNDKVMISIVYDMDTRRILGAQLASRQDISMGIHMFSLAIQEGVTIDKLKLLDIFFLPHFNQPYNYITMAALNAK from the coding sequence GTGAGTAAAATAATAGTAGTAGGTGCAAATCATGCAGGAACAGCAGCTATAAATACAATGTTGGGAAATTATTCTGATAATGAAGTAGTTGTATTTGATAGAAATTCAAATATTAGTTTTTTAGGATGTGGAATGGCACTTTGGATAGGAAGACAAATTTCTGGAGCAAGTGGATTATTTTATGCTACAAAGGAAGGACTAGAAGAAAAAAAAGCTAAAATTCATATGGAAACAGAAGTAACTAATATAGATTTTGAAAAAAAAATAGTTTATGCAATCGGAAAGAATGGAGAAAAATATGAAGAGGCATATGATAAGTTAATACTTTCAACAGGATCATTACCAATTGATTTAAATATTCCAGGAAAAGATTTAGAGAATGTACAATTTGTAAAATTATATCAACATGCTGAAGATGTAATAAAAAAATTGGAAGATAGAGATTTTAAAAACATAGTAGTTGTAGGAGCTGGATATATTGGAGTGGAGCTTGCTGAGGCTTTTCAAAGAATAGGAAAAAATGTAGAGTTGATTGATTTAGCCGATAGTTGTTTATCGGGATATTATGATAAAGAATTCAGAGATCTAATGAATAAGAACTTAGCTGAAAATGGAATTAATTTAAATTATGGAGAGAAAGTTCTTGAAATAAAAGGAAATGGAAAAGTTGAAGAAGTAATAACAGATAAAAAATCTTACAAAGCTGATATGGTAATATTAGCAGTTGGATTTGTACCAAATACTAAATTAGGAAAAGATAGATTAGAGTTATTTAAAAATGCGTATAAAGTAGACTTAACACAAAAAACAAGTTTAGATGATGTCTATGCAATAGGAGATTGTGCTACTGTATATGATAATTCAATTCAGGGAACAAATTATATAGCATTAGCAACTAATGCTGTACGTTCTGGAGTGGTAGCAGCTCATAATGTTTGTGGAACAAAATTAGAAAGTATAGGGGTTCAAGGATCTAATGGAATTTCTATTTATGGATTAAATATGGTTTCAACTGGACTTACATTAGAAAAAGCTAAAAAAATGGGATATAATGCTGTTGCAACTTGTTATGAAGATTTACAAAAACCTGCCTTTATTGAGCATAATAATGATAAAGTAATGATTAGCATAGTTTATGATATGGATACAAGAAGAATATTAGGAGCTCAGTTAGCTTCTAGACAGGATATTTCCATGGGAATTCATATGTTCTCACTAGCTATTCAAGAAGGAGTAACTATTGATAAATTAAAATTATTAGATATTTTCTTCTTACCTCATTTCAACCAACCATATAACTATATAACAATGGCAGCTTTAAATGCTAAATAG
- a CDS encoding YebC/PmpR family DNA-binding transcriptional regulator → MAGHSKWANIQHRKGAQDKKRAKLFTKFGRELTIAAKEGGGDPNFNPRLRLAIEKAKAGNMPKDILERAIKKGTGELEGVDFIEMRYEGYGPVGTAFIVDVVTDNKNRSASELRMTFTRKGGNLGTDGAVAWMFKKQGVITVKSEGIDADEFMMAALEAGAEDVSEENGVFEVTTDYTEFQDVLENIKAAGYNYEEAEIVMNPENKVEITDLDTAKKVMALYEALDDLDDVQEVYANFDIADDILAQLD, encoded by the coding sequence GTGGCAGGACATAGTAAATGGGCGAATATTCAACATAGAAAGGGAGCTCAAGATAAAAAAAGAGCTAAATTATTTACTAAATTTGGAAGAGAGTTGACAATTGCAGCTAAAGAGGGTGGAGGAGATCCAAATTTTAACCCAAGATTAAGACTTGCAATAGAGAAGGCAAAAGCTGGAAACATGCCTAAAGATATATTAGAAAGAGCAATTAAAAAAGGAACTGGTGAACTGGAAGGAGTAGACTTTATAGAGATGAGATATGAAGGCTATGGACCAGTAGGAACAGCTTTTATAGTTGATGTTGTTACTGATAATAAAAATAGATCAGCTTCTGAATTGAGAATGACTTTCACAAGAAAAGGTGGAAATTTAGGAACTGATGGTGCTGTTGCTTGGATGTTTAAAAAACAAGGAGTTATCACAGTAAAATCAGAAGGAATAGATGCTGATGAGTTTATGATGGCAGCATTAGAAGCTGGAGCAGAAGATGTTTCTGAAGAAAATGGAGTATTTGAAGTAACCACTGATTATACAGAGTTCCAAGATGTATTAGAAAATATAAAAGCGGCGGGATATAACTATGAAGAAGCTGAAATAGTTATGAATCCAGAAAATAAAGTTGAGATTACAGACTTAGATACAGCTAAAAAAGTAATGGCTCTTTATGAAGCTTTAGATGATTTAGATGATGTCCAAGAGGTTTATGCAAATTTTGATATAGCTGATGACATTTTAGCTCAGTTAGATTAA
- a CDS encoding glutathione ABC transporter substrate-binding protein produces the protein MLKKLLVVLTSMIFLFTACGEKAENKKVKEELVIAQDGEAKSLDIHQGNDGFSLRANRLIYSRLVESDENMQIHPGLAESWEQIDDKTMQFHLRKGVKFHNGYDLTAEDVKFSFERMMKSPRIAFVLPPIEKIEIVDDYTVNLVTKTPFGPLLAHLSHPALGIVSKKLLTENPEALKETPIGTGSYKFKEWIYGDRIVLEKNEDFYDKNEKGLKYIVFKNVIEASNRAIGLETGEIDIAIAISSVDEENIKNNPKLQLLTKPSISYSYIGMNVQKSPLNDVRVRKAINYAIDKQAIVDVILNGNGKVATSPIAPGVFGFTDKTKNYEYNVEKAKELMKEAGYENGFTTSILVFSGEANTQTAEIVQAYLREIGIDLKVEIVETSAYWDITEKGRHDLFLGSWGVVTGDADYGLYAMYHSSAKGGAGNRDFYENKKVDELLDKAKIEINPETRKELYEEAQILIVDDAPDVMLYNRNLSVGAQKYIKGLGVHPVTLHNFATVYIEQ, from the coding sequence ATGTTAAAAAAATTATTAGTAGTATTAACAAGTATGATATTTTTATTCACAGCTTGTGGAGAAAAAGCAGAAAATAAAAAAGTAAAAGAGGAACTTGTAATAGCTCAAGATGGAGAGGCTAAATCATTGGATATTCATCAAGGAAATGATGGATTTTCTTTAAGAGCAAATAGACTTATCTATTCAAGACTTGTAGAATCTGATGAAAATATGCAAATTCATCCAGGACTTGCAGAATCTTGGGAACAAATAGATGATAAAACTATGCAATTTCATCTAAGAAAGGGAGTAAAATTCCATAATGGATATGATTTAACAGCTGAAGATGTAAAGTTTTCATTTGAAAGAATGATGAAATCTCCTAGAATAGCTTTTGTGTTGCCACCAATAGAAAAGATAGAAATAGTAGATGATTATACAGTTAATCTTGTAACAAAAACACCATTTGGTCCACTATTAGCTCATCTATCACACCCAGCATTAGGAATAGTAAGTAAAAAATTATTGACTGAAAATCCAGAGGCTTTAAAAGAGACTCCTATTGGAACAGGAAGCTATAAATTTAAAGAGTGGATATATGGAGATAGAATAGTTTTAGAAAAAAATGAAGATTTCTATGATAAAAATGAAAAAGGATTAAAGTACATAGTATTTAAAAATGTAATAGAAGCTTCAAATAGAGCTATAGGATTGGAAACTGGAGAGATAGATATAGCAATAGCTATCAGTTCAGTAGATGAGGAAAATATAAAAAATAATCCTAAGTTACAACTTTTAACTAAGCCATCTATATCTTACTCATATATAGGAATGAATGTGCAAAAATCTCCATTAAATGATGTAAGAGTAAGAAAAGCAATAAACTATGCTATTGATAAGCAAGCTATTGTTGATGTAATATTAAATGGAAATGGTAAGGTAGCAACTTCTCCAATAGCTCCAGGAGTTTTTGGATTTACTGATAAAACTAAAAATTATGAGTACAATGTAGAGAAAGCAAAGGAGCTTATGAAGGAAGCTGGATATGAAAATGGATTTACTACTAGTATTTTAGTTTTCAGCGGAGAGGCAAATACTCAAACAGCTGAGATAGTTCAAGCATATTTAAGAGAGATAGGAATAGATTTAAAAGTTGAAATAGTTGAAACAAGTGCTTATTGGGATATCACTGAAAAAGGAAGGCATGATTTATTCTTAGGTTCATGGGGAGTTGTAACAGGAGATGCTGACTATGGACTTTATGCTATGTATCATTCTTCTGCTAAAGGTGGAGCTGGAAACAGAGATTTTTACGAGAATAAAAAAGTTGATGAACTATTAGATAAAGCTAAGATAGAGATTAATCCAGAAACTAGAAAAGAGTTATATGAGGAAGCTCAAATTTTAATAGTTGATGATGCTCCAGATGTTATGCTTTATAATAGAAATTTATCAGTTGGTGCTCAAAAGTATATTAAAGGTTTAGGAGTTCACCCTGTGACTCTTCATAATTTTGCTACTGTATATATAGAACAGTAG
- a CDS encoding proline--tRNA ligase produces MRFSKSYIKTLKETPKEAEIASHKLLLRAGMIKKLTSGVYTYLPLGLKALKKVENIVRREMDRAGAQEIFMPVLQPAELWKESGRWEVMGPLMMKLQDRAKRDFVLGPTHEEVVTDVIRNDVASYKQLPLNLYQIQTKFRDEIRPRFGLMRGREFIMKDAYSFHATRESLDEEFDNMEATYKRIFSSCGLKFRPVEADSGAIGGSGSKEFHVLADSGEDEIIYCESCDYAANVETAVSKVFHAEKEELKAVELVDTPNVSKIENVVEHLKVPVERTVKAMMYRDMGTDQVYMVLIRGDYEVNETKLKNAVDAIEVELLTDEQLEKLGLVKGFIGPFGIDLGDIKVVADDTVLEITNHTAGGNKIDTHYINVNYGRDYKADIIKDVKTVKPGHVCEKCGGTLASARGIEVGHIFKLGTKYSEKLEATFIDEKGVTHPIIMGCYGIGVSRTLASAIEQNNDEFGIVWPSAIAPYVVDVIPANMKDAGQVALAEELYNSLLDDGIDTMLDDRDERPGFKFKDADLIGFPFKVICGKKAAEGIVELKIRKTGETFEISKDEVISKVRELMKQY; encoded by the coding sequence ATGAGATTCAGTAAGAGTTATATTAAGACACTTAAAGAAACTCCAAAAGAAGCAGAGATAGCAAGTCATAAACTTCTTTTGAGAGCTGGAATGATTAAGAAATTAACTAGCGGAGTGTATACTTACCTACCATTAGGATTAAAGGCTCTTAAAAAAGTAGAAAATATTGTAAGAAGAGAGATGGATAGAGCAGGAGCTCAAGAGATATTCATGCCGGTATTACAACCAGCTGAACTTTGGAAAGAGAGTGGAAGATGGGAAGTAATGGGGCCTCTTATGATGAAATTACAAGATAGAGCTAAGAGAGATTTCGTATTAGGACCAACTCACGAAGAAGTAGTAACTGATGTTATTAGAAATGATGTTGCTTCATACAAGCAATTACCTTTAAACCTTTACCAAATTCAAACTAAATTTAGAGATGAGATAAGACCAAGATTTGGACTTATGAGAGGAAGAGAGTTTATCATGAAAGATGCTTACTCTTTCCATGCTACAAGAGAGTCTTTAGATGAAGAGTTTGATAATATGGAAGCTACTTATAAGAGAATTTTCTCAAGCTGTGGTTTAAAATTTAGACCTGTTGAGGCTGACTCTGGAGCAATAGGAGGAAGTGGTTCAAAAGAGTTCCACGTATTAGCGGATTCTGGAGAAGATGAAATCATCTACTGTGAGAGCTGTGATTACGCAGCAAACGTAGAAACGGCTGTAAGTAAAGTTTTCCATGCTGAAAAAGAGGAATTAAAAGCTGTAGAATTAGTAGATACTCCAAATGTATCTAAAATAGAAAATGTGGTAGAACACTTAAAAGTTCCTGTGGAGAGAACAGTAAAAGCTATGATGTACAGAGATATGGGAACTGACCAAGTATATATGGTTTTAATTAGAGGAGATTATGAAGTTAATGAAACTAAGCTTAAAAATGCTGTAGATGCAATAGAGGTTGAGTTATTAACAGATGAGCAATTAGAAAAGTTAGGACTAGTAAAAGGATTTATTGGACCATTTGGAATTGATTTAGGAGATATCAAAGTAGTAGCTGATGATACTGTATTAGAGATTACTAACCATACAGCTGGAGGAAATAAAATAGATACTCACTATATCAATGTAAACTATGGAAGAGATTACAAAGCTGATATAATAAAAGATGTAAAAACTGTAAAACCTGGACATGTTTGTGAAAAATGTGGAGGAACTCTTGCTTCTGCTAGAGGAATAGAGGTTGGGCACATATTCAAACTAGGAACTAAATACTCTGAAAAATTAGAGGCTACATTTATAGATGAGAAAGGTGTAACGCATCCAATAATAATGGGATGTTATGGAATAGGAGTTTCAAGAACTCTTGCTTCTGCTATTGAGCAAAACAATGATGAGTTTGGAATTGTTTGGCCATCAGCAATAGCTCCATATGTAGTAGATGTAATTCCAGCTAATATGAAAGATGCTGGACAAGTTGCTCTTGCTGAAGAGTTATATAACTCATTATTAGATGATGGAATAGATACTATGCTTGATGATAGAGATGAAAGACCTGGATTTAAATTTAAAGATGCTGACTTAATAGGATTCCCATTTAAAGTAATTTGTGGTAAAAAAGCTGCTGAGGGAATTGTTGAGTTAAAGATAAGAAAGACAGGAGAAACTTTTGAAATCTCTAAAGATGAAGTTATTTCTAAAGTAAGAGAGTTAATGAAACAATACTAG
- a CDS encoding GNAT family N-acetyltransferase has product MNIVIRQEEERDYRRVEEIAREAFWNLYFPGTDMHLVINKFRKNSDFIKELAYVIEVDGKVEGGIFYSHSKIINEKEKEIKTISFGPVFISPKFHRQGLGRKLITYTIEKAKEMGYRAILTLGYPYHYEPYGFLGGKKYGISMPDMRFYKGLLVLPLYEGALENISGYAFFSSGLDGGFSEEELEEFDKGFPYKEKGFQESQLEYEKACAELDE; this is encoded by the coding sequence ATGAATATAGTTATAAGACAAGAAGAGGAAAGAGATTATAGAAGAGTTGAAGAGATAGCAAGAGAAGCTTTCTGGAATCTATATTTTCCAGGAACAGATATGCACTTAGTTATAAATAAATTTCGTAAAAATTCAGATTTTATAAAAGAACTTGCTTATGTAATAGAGGTAGATGGAAAGGTAGAGGGAGGAATTTTTTACTCTCACTCAAAAATTATCAATGAAAAAGAAAAAGAGATAAAAACTATCTCTTTTGGACCTGTATTTATCTCCCCAAAATTTCATAGACAGGGATTGGGAAGAAAATTAATAACTTATACAATAGAAAAAGCTAAGGAGATGGGGTATAGAGCAATTCTTACTCTAGGTTATCCATATCACTATGAACCATATGGTTTTTTAGGTGGTAAAAAATATGGAATTTCTATGCCAGATATGAGATTTTATAAAGGACTTTTAGTACTGCCATTATATGAAGGAGCTTTGGAAAATATATCAGGGTATGCTTTTTTTTCATCAGGACTAGATGGTGGATTTTCTGAAGAAGAATTAGAAGAGTTTGATAAGGGATTTCCATATAAAGAAAAAGGTTTTCAAGAGAGTCAGTTGGAGTATGAAAAAGCTTGTGCTGAATTAGATGAGTAA
- a CDS encoding 5-formyltetrahydrofolate cyclo-ligase: MDKNELRSMMKKMRDCLEENIWLEESMELCNKILGLEEYKKARKILSFMNFGSEIKIEILNKEILKAGKELYLPRIEKNGELSVIRYGENFSIGKFGIKEPIGKKYFGELDMIITPGLVFDRFGNRIGYGKGYYDRLFLNYPDTFKLAPIFNFQLLENIQVEEHDIALDMIITKNEILRIKKY, encoded by the coding sequence ATGGATAAGAACGAGTTAAGAAGTATGATGAAGAAAATGAGAGACTGTTTGGAAGAAAATATATGGCTTGAAGAAAGTATGGAGCTTTGTAATAAAATTTTAGGATTAGAAGAGTATAAAAAAGCTAGAAAAATTTTATCATTTATGAACTTTGGAAGTGAGATAAAAATAGAAATTTTAAATAAAGAAATTTTAAAAGCTGGAAAGGAATTATATTTACCTAGAATAGAAAAAAATGGAGAATTATCAGTGATTAGATATGGTGAAAACTTTTCTATAGGGAAGTTTGGGATAAAAGAACCAATTGGCAAGAAGTATTTCGGAGAATTGGATATGATAATTACTCCAGGGCTTGTTTTTGATAGATTTGGAAATAGAATAGGTTATGGAAAGGGATATTATGATAGACTCTTTTTGAATTATCCTGATACTTTTAAACTTGCTCCTATTTTTAATTTTCAATTATTAGAAAATATTCAAGTTGAAGAACACGATATAGCTTTAGATATGATAATTACAAAAAATGAGATTTTGAGAATTAAGAAGTATTGA
- a CDS encoding EFR1 family ferrodoxin (N-terminal region resembles flavodoxins. C-terminal ferrodoxin region binds two 4Fe-4S clusters.) has protein sequence MEIYYFTGTGNSLYIAKKIQESINCNLIPIEALISTDKIIPNSNEIGFIFPVYFGDIPEFVKSIVKKFDLSNVDYIFVLPNCYSLIGATFLNFKKILNSKGKNIDYENTLFMPDNAILFPIEKDREKLEKVEIDILPIIEDIKNKAKKKSVTDYFQVLQYYFMKLFSNWEFSPKKFVVNDSCISCSICKQVCPTKNIELKGGKPIFNLNCTHCLACFHWCLKEAISMKNFTIKNRRRYHNPNIKLNEIIRK, from the coding sequence ATGGAAATCTATTATTTTACAGGAACAGGAAACTCATTATATATTGCTAAGAAAATTCAAGAGAGTATCAACTGCAATCTTATTCCTATTGAAGCATTGATATCAACAGATAAAATTATTCCTAACTCTAATGAGATTGGTTTTATCTTTCCAGTTTATTTTGGTGATATTCCAGAGTTTGTTAAAAGTATAGTCAAAAAATTTGATCTTTCAAATGTAGATTATATATTTGTTCTGCCAAATTGTTATAGCCTTATAGGAGCTACTTTTTTAAACTTTAAAAAAATTTTAAATTCCAAAGGAAAAAATATAGATTATGAAAATACTCTTTTTATGCCAGATAATGCTATTCTTTTTCCTATTGAAAAGGATAGGGAGAAATTAGAAAAAGTTGAGATAGATATTCTACCAATTATTGAGGATATTAAAAATAAAGCTAAGAAAAAATCAGTTACCGACTATTTTCAAGTTCTTCAATACTATTTTATGAAACTCTTTTCTAATTGGGAATTTTCTCCTAAAAAATTTGTTGTAAATGATAGTTGTATAAGTTGTAGTATCTGTAAGCAGGTATGCCCAACTAAAAATATCGAATTAAAAGGTGGAAAACCTATCTTTAATTTAAATTGTACCCATTGCCTTGCTTGTTTTCATTGGTGTCTCAAAGAAGCTATCTCTATGAAAAATTTTACAATTAAAAATAGAAGAAGATACCATAATCCTAATATTAAGTTAAATGAGATTATTAGAAAGTAG
- the recG gene encoding ATP-dependent DNA helicase RecG, producing the protein MGRYNTIYWPLENIDIGIDAKNLKKLEKLGIKSIADMLYYFPRAYDDRTNIKKIGELRGEEYVVLKATLMTITAPPTRSGLKMVKATATDGSGIIELVWFQMPYLRKTLKIGEEYIFIGQVKRGYIFQIVNPEFKLSSNQKRLDEGEILPIYSSSKELPQNSLRKLMEKMLNTTLAVIEENIPEEIIKKYKLIGRKEALREIHFPKNSKNLEEAKRRFAVEELLVLEMGILQKRFEVDNQNIERYHLEDKKTLVKAYLSSLPFELTNAQKRVITEIYKDLANGRVVNRLVQGDVGSGKTAVSMVLLLYMLENSYQGVLMAPTEILAVQHYLSVKDKFEKLGVRVELLTGSFTGKKKQRLLEDIANGDVGIVIGTHALIEESVVFHRLGMIIIDEQHRFGVLQRKALRDKGVLANLVVMSATPIPRSLALSIYGDLDVSVIDELPPGRKPIRTKWIATDEEIETMYDFIDKKLSQGRQAYFIAPLIEESEKLSAKSTAELMEEVEKFLPNYKIGVLHGKMKNSEKDEIMSRFKNKELDILVSTTVIEVGVDVPNSSIIVINNAERFGLSALHQLRGRVGRGQYQSYCFLVSKTDNATSKARLQVMEETQDGFKIAEEDLRLRKSGEIFGTRQSGLSDLKFIDIVHDVKTIKLVKDICYEYLKENHGEIKNEYLLIDISEKFKEVK; encoded by the coding sequence GTGGGAAGATATAACACAATATATTGGCCATTGGAAAATATAGATATCGGTATAGATGCTAAAAATTTAAAAAAATTAGAGAAACTGGGAATAAAATCAATAGCTGATATGCTCTACTACTTTCCAAGAGCTTATGATGATAGAACTAATATAAAAAAAATAGGAGAGTTGAGAGGAGAGGAGTATGTAGTTTTAAAAGCTACACTTATGACTATAACAGCTCCACCTACTCGTTCAGGACTTAAGATGGTAAAAGCCACTGCCACAGATGGAAGTGGGATAATAGAGTTGGTATGGTTTCAGATGCCATATCTTAGAAAAACTCTTAAGATAGGAGAGGAATATATATTTATTGGTCAAGTCAAGAGAGGATATATATTTCAGATAGTAAATCCAGAGTTTAAGTTGAGTAGTAATCAAAAGAGATTAGATGAGGGAGAGATACTCCCAATATACAGTTCAAGTAAGGAGTTACCACAGAACTCTTTAAGAAAACTTATGGAGAAGATGTTAAATACGACTCTTGCTGTAATAGAGGAAAATATTCCGGAAGAGATTATAAAAAAATACAAACTTATAGGGAGAAAAGAGGCTCTAAGAGAGATACATTTTCCTAAGAATAGTAAAAATTTAGAGGAAGCTAAAAGACGTTTTGCTGTAGAAGAACTTTTAGTTTTAGAGATGGGAATACTCCAGAAAAGGTTTGAGGTGGACAATCAAAATATAGAGAGGTATCATCTTGAGGATAAAAAAACTTTGGTGAAAGCTTATCTATCATCTCTACCTTTTGAGCTTACTAATGCACAAAAGAGAGTAATCACAGAGATATATAAAGACTTAGCAAATGGAAGAGTGGTCAATAGGTTAGTACAGGGAGATGTAGGAAGTGGAAAGACTGCGGTATCTATGGTGTTACTTCTATATATGTTAGAAAACTCTTATCAAGGGGTACTTATGGCTCCAACAGAGATATTAGCTGTACAGCATTATCTTTCAGTAAAGGATAAATTTGAAAAACTTGGAGTGAGAGTAGAACTACTTACAGGAAGTTTTACTGGAAAGAAGAAACAAAGGCTTTTAGAAGATATAGCAAATGGAGATGTAGGGATAGTAATAGGAACACATGCACTTATAGAAGAGAGTGTAGTTTTTCATAGATTAGGTATGATAATAATAGATGAGCAACATAGATTTGGAGTATTGCAAAGAAAGGCTCTAAGAGATAAAGGAGTGCTTGCTAATCTTGTGGTAATGAGTGCTACACCTATTCCACGTTCATTGGCACTGAGTATCTATGGAGATTTAGATGTATCTGTAATAGATGAGTTACCACCAGGGAGAAAACCAATTCGTACTAAGTGGATAGCCACAGATGAAGAGATAGAAACTATGTATGATTTTATAGATAAAAAGCTTTCCCAAGGAAGGCAAGCTTACTTTATAGCTCCACTTATAGAGGAGAGTGAAAAACTTTCAGCAAAATCAACAGCAGAACTTATGGAAGAGGTAGAAAAATTTTTACCAAATTATAAGATAGGAGTTTTACATGGAAAAATGAAAAACTCTGAAAAAGATGAGATAATGAGCAGATTTAAAAATAAAGAATTAGATATCTTAGTATCTACAACGGTTATAGAGGTAGGGGTGGACGTACCTAACTCATCTATAATTGTAATCAATAATGCTGAGAGATTTGGACTCTCTGCTCTACATCAACTACGTGGGAGAGTTGGAAGAGGGCAGTATCAATCTTACTGTTTTTTAGTTTCTAAGACAGATAATGCTACTTCAAAGGCTAGACTTCAAGTTATGGAAGAGACACAAGATGGATTTAAAATAGCCGAAGAGGATTTGAGACTTAGAAAGTCTGGAGAGATTTTTGGTACAAGACAGAGTGGATTAAGTGATTTAAAATTTATAGATATAGTACATGATGTAAAAACTATAAAACTTGTTAAAGATATATGTTATGAATATTTAAAAGAGAATCATGGAGAGATAAAAAATGAATATCTTCTTATAGATATTTCTGAAAAGTTTAAAGAGGTAAAATAA